A genome region from Setaria italica strain Yugu1 chromosome III, Setaria_italica_v2.0, whole genome shotgun sequence includes the following:
- the LOC101776052 gene encoding RING-H2 finger protein ATL39: MDQGVSPSPASARAGAGIRWEPHGRMLTACLVALNVFLVLLVYVYFWRFFSRTRGGGGEDGGDVEAASSAASSPKAGDRREVEFAITALPVFVVRRTSSGAGGGADTSPECAICIAEFADGEEGRLLPRCGHRFHARCVDAWFRFHTTCPLCRATVLADAAPAAPSADPTAPSQPSRRTDTDRPSTSTDAGDADSPV; this comes from the coding sequence ATGGATCAGGGCGTGAGCCCCAGCCCTGCtagcgcgcgcgccggcgcgggcaTTCGCTGGGAGCCGCACGGGCGGATGCTGACGGCGTGCCTGGTGGCGCtcaacgtcttcctcgtcctcctcgtctaCGTCTACTTCTGGCGCTTCTTCTCGCGcacccgcggcggcgggggcgaggacggcggcgacgtggaGGCGGCGTCCTCCGCGGCCTCGTCGCCCAAGGCCGGGGACCGGCGGGAGGTGGAGTTCGCCATCACCGCTCTCCCCGTCTTCGTCGTGCGCCGCACCTCgtccggtgccggcggcggcgctgacaCCAGCCCGGAGTGCGCGATCTGCATCGCTGAGTTCGCGGACGGCGAGGAGGGCCGGCTGCTGCCGCGGTGCGGGCACCGGTTCCACGCGCGCTGCGTCGACGCGTGGTTCCGGTTCCACACCacctgcccgctctgccgcGCCACCGTCCTCGCGgacgccgccccggcggcgccaTCGGCGGATCCGACGGCGCCGAGCCAGCCGTCGCGTCGTACGGATACGGATCGGCCGAGTACGAGTACGGACGCGGGGGATGCGGATTCTCCGGTGTGA